In Kribbella amoyensis, the genomic stretch GCTCTGTGCCCAGAACAGGATCGTGCCCCAGTTCCACTCCGAGATCGTCGAGATGCCGATGAAGGCCAGGGTGATCTCCGACATCACCGCGAAGATCACCGTGCCGATGAACCCGGACGCGATGATCGCGGTCAGGTTCGGCAGGATCTCCACGGTGATGATCCGCCAGGTACTCTCACCGGTCGCCCGCGCCGCCTCGACGTAGTCCCGGCGCCGCAGGCTCAAGGTCTGGGCTCTCAGTACCCGGGCACCCCACGCCCACGAGGTGAACCCGATGACCAGGGCAACCATCAGGTCACCGGCGCCGGGGATGGTGGACGCGACGATGATGATCAGCGGCAGCGCCGGGATGACCAGGAAGACGTTCGCGAGCGCGGACAGCCCCTCGTCCGCGGCGCCGCCGAGGAAGCCGGAGCTCACCCCGATCAGGACCGACAGCACGGTCGCCACGATCCCGGCCAGCAACCCGACGAACATCACGCCGCGGGTGCCGACGACGACCTGGGAGAAGATGTCCTGGCCGAGATGGGTGGTACCGAACCAGTGCTGCGCGGACGGCGGCTGGATCAGGTCGCTGCTGCGCGCCGACGGGTCGTACGGCGCGATCCACGGGCCGATGATCGCGATCAGGCAGAAGAACGCGAGCACGACGAGCCCGGTGGCGGCCTTCGGGTTCGCGACGAACCGGAGCCGGCGGCGCTTGGCCGGGGCCGCCTCGACCTCGGGGCCGTCCGGCGTGACCGCGGTGATGGTGCTGGCTGGTGCGGACATCGGTCAGCCCTCCTTCCGGGTACGCGGGTCGAGCAGCAGGTACGCGATGTCGGCGATCAGGTTGGCCACCAGGACCGAGATCGTGATCACCAGGAAGACCCCCTGCATCAGCGGGTAGTCCTTGGCGCCGACAGCCTGGAACAGGTTGTAGCCGATCCCCGGGTAGGAGAAGACGATCTCCACCAGCAGGGTGCCGCCGACGATGAACCCGAGCGACAGCGCGAACCCGGACACGTTCGGCAGCAACGCGTTGCGGGCCGCGTACCCGAGCATCACCCGGCGCTCGGTCAGGCCCTTGGCGTGCGCGACGGTGATGTAGTCCTCGGACGCGACCGTGACCATCATGTTCCGCATGCTGAGGATCCAGCCGCTCACCGACGAGATCAGGATCGTCAGCGCCGGCAGCAGGCTGTGCTGGACCGCGCTGCCGATGAAGGTGCCGTCCCAGGCCGGGACCAGGCCGGGCTCGTACCCGCCGGACGACGGGAAGAAGCTGCCCTGTCCGGCCAGCAGCGCGATCGCGATCAGCCCGAGCCAGAAGTACGGGATCGACGACAAGAAGGTGGCCACCGGCAACAACCCGTCCAGCCAGGACCCCCGGCGCCACCCCGCCAGCACGCCGAGCCCGGTCCCGATCACGAAACTCGCGAACGTGGTGATGCCGACCAGCGCGATCGTCCACGGCAGGCTCTGGCCGAGGATGTCCGACACCGGCGTCGGGAAGAACGTGAACGACAACCCGAGGTCGCCGCGGAACACCTGGCCCCAGTAGTCGACGTACTGGCTCCACACTCCGGCGTCCTTGTCCAGCCCGAACAGCACGTACAAGGAGTTGATCGCCTCGGTGCTCATCTGGCCCTGGAACTTGGTGATCAACGAGGTCACCGGGTCGCCCGGGATCAGCCGCGGGATGAAGAAGTTGATCGTGATCGCGGCCCAGGCGGTGAACAGGTAGAACGCCAGCCGCTGCAGCAGGAACTTCACCGGGCCGCTCCTTCCTCGTAGAGCCAGCACGCGGCCCAGTGGCCCTTGCTCCCGTCCACCACCGGCAGCTCGAACCGCGGCGGCAGGTCGGTGGAGCACTTCGGCAACGCCGACGGACAGCGCGGATTGAACCGGCACCCGGCCGGCGGCGCGATCAGGCTCGGCGGTTCACCCCCACCCGCGTCGTCCGGCGCGGGTCTCGCGTCCCCGACCCGGTCCAGCCGGTCGGGATCCGGCGCGCTCTCGATCAGCAGCCGGGTGTACGGATGCGCCGGCCGCTGCGTCACGGACTCGGAGTCCCCGCCCTCGACCATCCGGCCGGCGTACATCACCAGGGTCTCGTCGGCGAAGTACCGGGCCGAGGCGATGTCGTGGGTGATGTAGAGGATGGCCAGGTCGAGCCGCTCCTTGAGATCGCGGAGCAGGTTCAGCACGCCGAGCCGGATCGACACGTCCAGCATCGACACCGGTTCGTCGGCGAGCAGCGCCTGCGGGTCGGCGCCGAGCGCGCGGGCGATCGACACCCGTTGCCGCTGCCCGCCGGACAACTCGTGCGGGAACTTGTCCAGGTACCGCTCGGGCGGCGTCAGCTGGACCCGGCCGAGCAGGTCGCGCAGGTTCCGCTCCAGCTCGGCCGCGGAGTTCCCGGCCCGGCCGTGGATCCGCAGCGACCGGGTCAGGTGGTACCGGACGGTGTGGACTGGATTCAGCGAGGCGAACGGGTCCTGGAAGATCATCTGCACCTGCCGGCAGTACGCGCGGAACTTCCGCCCGCCGTGCACGGTCACCGACTCGCCGTGCAACCGGATGTCGCCGGAGGTCCGCGAGTACAGCTGGGCGAGCAGGCGCGCGACCGTGGACTTGCCGGAGCCGGACTCGCCGACCAGGGCGGTGACCTGGCCGCGGCGCAGGGTCAGCTGGATGTCGTCCACCGCGTGCACCGTCGGGCGGTCGCGGGTGAACAGGGTGC encodes the following:
- a CDS encoding ABC transporter permease, which translates into the protein MKFLLQRLAFYLFTAWAAITINFFIPRLIPGDPVTSLITKFQGQMSTEAINSLYVLFGLDKDAGVWSQYVDYWGQVFRGDLGLSFTFFPTPVSDILGQSLPWTIALVGITTFASFVIGTGLGVLAGWRRGSWLDGLLPVATFLSSIPYFWLGLIAIALLAGQGSFFPSSGGYEPGLVPAWDGTFIGSAVQHSLLPALTILISSVSGWILSMRNMMVTVASEDYITVAHAKGLTERRVMLGYAARNALLPNVSGFALSLGFIVGGTLLVEIVFSYPGIGYNLFQAVGAKDYPLMQGVFLVITISVLVANLIADIAYLLLDPRTRKEG
- a CDS encoding ABC transporter ATP-binding protein; this encodes MTATQTEPTTGDVVLEAENLTKHFPVRRGLRTLFTRDRPTVHAVDDIQLTLRRGQVTALVGESGSGKSTVARLLAQLYSRTSGDIRLHGESVTVHGGRKFRAYCRQVQMIFQDPFASLNPVHTVRYHLTRSLRIHGRAGNSAAELERNLRDLLGRVQLTPPERYLDKFPHELSGGQRQRVSIARALGADPQALLADEPVSMLDVSIRLGVLNLLRDLKERLDLAILYITHDIASARYFADETLVMYAGRMVEGGDSESVTQRPAHPYTRLLIESAPDPDRLDRVGDARPAPDDAGGGEPPSLIAPPAGCRFNPRCPSALPKCSTDLPPRFELPVVDGSKGHWAACWLYEEGAAR
- a CDS encoding ABC transporter permease, with protein sequence MSAPASTITAVTPDGPEVEAAPAKRRRLRFVANPKAATGLVVLAFFCLIAIIGPWIAPYDPSARSSDLIQPPSAQHWFGTTHLGQDIFSQVVVGTRGVMFVGLLAGIVATVLSVLIGVSSGFLGGAADEGLSALANVFLVIPALPLIIIVASTIPGAGDLMVALVIGFTSWAWGARVLRAQTLSLRRRDYVEAARATGESTWRIITVEILPNLTAIIASGFIGTVIFAVMSEITLAFIGISTISEWNWGTILFWAQSQQALAQGAWWWFVPAGLAIAVLGTALSLVNFGIDEFVSPRLRSSGHTRVRTKDGRTVRMRVGFTPVLTTSGKDAPVTPVIRTDEAKGTL